Sequence from the Pirellulales bacterium genome:
ACGGTGACGCCAACGATCCATCGTTTGCGCCGAACATGCTACTGGCGGGATCAACAGCGCTCATCTTAGACTTGTAGCTACACTTGCTTTCTACTCCCCGCACCTTTTAATCGAATATTAGCTTTTCCGCCGATTGGCAAGAGCTTTCTGCTGCGGTGCACCAATTTGCGTGTTTCCGGCCGCTGACGTAGATGCATGTTGTGTGCGGGCTTGCGGGTCGCCTAATCGAGCTGGAGACGGCCAAATGACAATGCTTCAGCGCAGTTTCTGGCAAGCGGGTGTGGTCTGCGCAGCTCTCGCCTTTGTCGCTGCCGCCCATGCCGAGGCCAAATACAACCCCTATACGGGGCAGTGGGAGGATGTGTCGCCGAATGCCGTTCCGCGATTAAATCCAGCGACCGGGACATGGGAATTGGCCGCGCCGGATGCAGTGCCCAGGCTCAATCCGTACACGGGCTCGTATGAGTTGGTGCCGCCAAACTCGGTTTCACGATACAACCCGTATAACAAGCAGTGGGAACTGGCTCCCCCTGGAGCGAAGTTAGAGCTCAACCCGCAGACAAATGCGTGGCACTACGTCCGTTAGGTTTCTGGCATCCTTTTCGCAAGGGCGGTTCGGCTCCTTTGGCCGTTCGGCTAGCAATTCGACGCACGTCATGATTGCCCACACTGACGCAGAGGTTTTCGGCACTGGGAATGGTGTCTAGTGCGGCCCCAAGTGGCGATGTCATCGCGCTTAGCGTTGCAGGCTGGTGGTGCGAACTTTCGTGCAGCTGTCGGGCTGGGGCGCGACGCCCTGAGAGCTCCACGTCTCCCGGTTGTAATTCATTAAGCCTTTGCTTGCATAACTCGGTGCTGACGCGTGGGAGGGAACGGATGCCTCTCCGGCCGCAGGACAACCGAAAAGCTCTCCGACGCCCGGTACGCCGCGCGGCAGAAGTCCTCTTATGCGAGCAAGCATCGACTGTTCGCTGCGTGATCTGGGACATCTCGAATGGTGGTGCACGGCTGGCGGTCGCGCATCCACTGACGGATTTGCCGACTCGATTCACCCTCTTGCTCTCGCGGGACGGCCGCGTACAGCGCAGCTGCGAGATCGTTTGGATCGACAAGCGCTTTGTCGGTGTCAAATTCGTGTAGGGGTGCGTGATCCCAACGACGCGACTTACACCACTCGTGTGCGCTGGCATTCTGCTCGCTGACTACACATTCAATGCCAGCCAGGGCTTAAACACTCTCGTGGAGCGGATCACTGAATGTCCGCGCTGGATCGACGATACGATTTCGAGCCTCGCCCATTAGGTAAGGAGTAGTCAAAGCGCGTCGAGGAGCCAAGTGTAGCGGTCTCGGATTATCCGCCACGGCTCAAGCAAACTAAATTCAAACACCAGATTTAGGGTTGACGTATAGTTCGCACAGTTGAAATGCACGGTCAGATTATTGGAATCGCTCGCATTGATGTAGGTCGTGTATGTCGCCCCTAGCAGAGAACCACCAGCGGTGACCAAATCCCTATATATTGCCGTTGAGAAAGCCTGACGAGTTGAGCGTGAAGGTACCGTTCAGGGTGCCGCCATCGTAAAGGGCGATATTTGGTGAGACGTTTCACGTGATCGTGCTCACGCTTGGGTCAAAAGGAGCGCCGTGGCGACGAGCCCAACGCTGAAAAGTGGCTTCGGCTTCATCGCATGCGCTGTTTCCTGGGGAATTCAATTCTGACCAGGGCGGCGACGACAGCCACCCGAGGTGCCACGAAGAGTGCTTTGACGGTGGCCGCATCTTACTCAGATTTTGATCGGTCTGTCCGGACCCATTCTCCCTTCGAGAATTTACGGTACAAGCCAAGTTTTCCAACAATGTACGGCACCATCAAGAAAATCGAACGAATTGGTAGGATCTCGCGCCCGCAGCTTTGCCAAGCAATTGCAACAGCGAGCAATAATCCAACTATGGTCACGGTGGTGATGCTCAGGGGAAGGGACGAATAGCCGAGAATCCCAAAGAGTACAGTAGCGGCGAAGACCCCGCCAACGAGGGTGGCGAGTAACGACAGCGGAGGAACCGACAAGTCGAGCGTGAGCGCGAGGAGATTGCAGTCGCGATGAACTATCGCTTTAAATAACAGCTTGGGGAGCATCGTCGCAATCGTGTGGAGATGGCCACGTTCCCAGCGTTCGCGTTGGCTGCTGGCGGCACGGGCGGATGATGCGAATTGGCTCGTCACCAGAGCGGATGGGCAAAATATTGGGGGGTGACCGCTACTCGTGAGATCCAGACCAAGCTTGAGATCTTCAACGATCGAGCCGCTGGCAAGATCCGCTGTGCGGATTACGTCCCATGGGAATGCCATGCCCGTACCCATCAGCTGGCAGGGAAGGCCCAAAGCCTTGAGTCCAGACGGACGTAGTAAGTTTTTCACGCGCCAGGCAAATTGAGCGACCCGATGATTGATCTGCGCGTCGGCGGGCGACGACATTAGGTAGAGCGCCTGCACCGGGCGGTGCGTTGCGGCACAAACTCTGGCCAACTCATCGACGGCGCCATCTGCGATCCTGCAGTCGGCGTCTGCCATGATAACGATGTCCGGCGGATCCGAATTGAGATGCAGCAGGCCGAAGTCCAACGCATAGCCCTTGCCCCGGTGGGAGGGATCGTGGCGCTCGATGACTTCGGCGCCCTGCGTTCGGGCGATATCGGCGGTGTCATCCGTGCAATTGTCGGCAACGACGAGCAATATGCCGCCGGGATGAAGTTGCGGCTTCATATCCTCCAGGGTTGGCAGGAGACCTTTGCTCTCGTCGTGCGCCGGGATCAGTACGGCGATGCGATCGTGATGGCCCAGCTGATCGGTGGAGAGCGGCCGTTTGGAATTCCACGAGCCCGTCACCGCTGCGATCACCTCAACGAGGAACACGAAGACGGGAACAGCCATCAGCACAGCCATAACAGTAAGAACGACAGAGCTGAGGGCGACCATCGGGCATTCTCTAAAATAAGCGAAATACTAGCCGCCGATTCGACATCGTTAACAGGGATTGGTGAGGTAATATGACCTGGTCGGTGTACCGATTCTACCGTTACCGTTACGGTGTTGATATCGCGATATGCCGTGGATATCCATAACAAATGCCTTTAGGTCACATGGAACTCAGATTCGATGACCGCCAAACAGAAAATGAGCAAAGTGCGGGTTGCCGTTGGACTTTTATTGCTCCTGCCATCTCCGCTGTTAGCCCAAGCGCAGAAGGCCGGCGCCGCGTCCCAGAGCGTGCATTCGGCGCTTTGTCCGTTGGTCGAGGCGGCGGCCCGCGCCAACGCTTTACCAGTCAATTTCTTTGCGCGGCTGATTTGGGCAGAAAGCCGCTTCCGGCCTGACACCGTCGGCCCTTTAACAAGCCGTGGTGAACGCGCCGAAGGGATTGCGCAATTTATGCCCTACACGGCACTTGAGCAACACGTGGACGAGCCCTTCGATGCGGGCCGAGCGCTGCAAGCGTCAGGAAAATTTCTCGCTTCGTTGCGGCAGGAATTCGGCAATCTCGGGCTCGCTGCGGCTGCGTATAATGCTGGTCCGCAGCGGGTGCGCGACTTCGTTACCGGCGTTCGTGGTCTGCCGAAGGAGACTCGGAACTATGTGCAGACGATCACAGGGCGTTCGGTTGAGGACTGGAAAGGCGTCCGATCAGACGACGCAACGGTGGCGTCACCCGCGACGCAGGCACCGATAACTTGTGATGATATTGTCGCTGCTCTTGAACGTGACTCAGAGGAGAGTGCTTCTACCGCAGCAGAACAGCGTCGGGTGCCGAGCTGGTGCGGGGGCTTGCGCCACCCGGATATCAAGATTTGCGGACCGGTTCATCTCGGAAAGTCGGGGAAACTGCCGAACAGTCGTGTAAACCCCAACGGCCACTTGCCTAAGCTCAAGGCGTCGCTTCGCTGAGCCGGCCGGAAAATCGCGTCCGCGGCCGCCTCAGCGATCGGTGCCTGAGCCGGACCAGAGCATCGGATGAGGCATCGACAATCAGCGCGGAAGCTGTGCGAAGACAAAGCAAGACTCGCGATCAAACCTGTGCCCACCCCCAATACGATTAGTTCTCATGGTCACCCGACATCGTGTCCCGTATTCGTTACCTCTCCGTTGCCACCTGTCTCGACGGCCCCTTACTAATACGAGTGTTTTGTTGGAGCTCGTCCGGGCCCATTTCGTCGGCTTGCCCGGACCTTTGCGGGTTGATCGCGGCCGCGCCACGCGGACCTATCCCCTTTTGGTTCTCAATGCTTGTTCGGAAGAGCTTCGCCTGAATGGACAGCCTTCCTCAGGAGCATTCCGGGCGACCTGTCACGCCGCCCTCATCGGTAAACCGAAAATTAATGTTTCTCCTCAACCATAACGTGAATTACTCGGGGTTGCCCGATGGCTGATAAGTCAGAGCTTCGCAGGCATCCGCGCAAGCATTATGGTCGCCCTGCCTGGATCGACGTTGGCGATGGTTCGCCGCGTCTTTGCGTGGTTTACGACCTATCCGAGACTGGCGTAGGAATAAGGTTGGCGACTGACGAGACGGCTCCAGCACAGTTTACGCTTTTGTTCACGCGAACTGGCCGACCCAGCAGACGGTGTCGCGTTCTTTGGCAGGATGGGCACCGGATCGGTTGCGAATTTGTGGATCGGGTGCTCCTAAACAAACGAAAACTGTTCGCGTAAGAACCATCCCGGGCTCCCCTGCTCGGGTTCCAAACTCATCGGTTCGATTACATCGCTTATGTCCGCGCATATCCCACGAACGCGGACAGGGCTATTCGCCCGGTTTTGCCGGCTGCAATTCAGCGCTTTCGTGCTCGGCTTTGTCGGCCACGCATTCGTAATCCGCGCAATTCCAAAACCGGCAGAAGTGATAGCTGACCTTGGTGCCGGGTGCGCCATCGCCTGTCGCGTCAACCTGAAAGCAGTATTTTGTGA
This genomic interval carries:
- a CDS encoding PilZ domain-containing protein; its protein translation is MPLRPQDNRKALRRPVRRAAEVLLCEQASTVRCVIWDISNGGARLAVAHPLTDLPTRFTLLLSRDGRVQRSCEIVWIDKRFVGVKFV
- a CDS encoding glycosyltransferase family 2 protein, encoding MVALSSVVLTVMAVLMAVPVFVFLVEVIAAVTGSWNSKRPLSTDQLGHHDRIAVLIPAHDESKGLLPTLEDMKPQLHPGGILLVVADNCTDDTADIARTQGAEVIERHDPSHRGKGYALDFGLLHLNSDPPDIVIMADADCRIADGAVDELARVCAATHRPVQALYLMSSPADAQINHRVAQFAWRVKNLLRPSGLKALGLPCQLMGTGMAFPWDVIRTADLASGSIVEDLKLGLDLTSSGHPPIFCPSALVTSQFASSARAASSQRERWERGHLHTIATMLPKLLFKAIVHRDCNLLALTLDLSVPPLSLLATLVGGVFAATVLFGILGYSSLPLSITTVTIVGLLLAVAIAWQSCGREILPIRSIFLMVPYIVGKLGLYRKFSKGEWVRTDRSKSE
- a CDS encoding lytic transglycosylase domain-containing protein, whose amino-acid sequence is MTAKQKMSKVRVAVGLLLLLPSPLLAQAQKAGAASQSVHSALCPLVEAAARANALPVNFFARLIWAESRFRPDTVGPLTSRGERAEGIAQFMPYTALEQHVDEPFDAGRALQASGKFLASLRQEFGNLGLAAAAYNAGPQRVRDFVTGVRGLPKETRNYVQTITGRSVEDWKGVRSDDATVASPATQAPITCDDIVAALERDSEESASTAAEQRRVPSWCGGLRHPDIKICGPVHLGKSGKLPNSRVNPNGHLPKLKASLR